Within Mucilaginibacter inviolabilis, the genomic segment GATTGCTGATATTATTGAAGCTTTACCTAATACACGACTTGGTAATTACATTGCCGGACAATTAGTACGATCAGGATGTTCACCCGCTTTGAATTATGGTGAAGCCCAATCTGCTGAATCAAGGAACGATTTCATTCATAAAATGAAAATCATATTGAAGGAATTACGAGAGTCAATGGTTTCCCTCAAAATTATTAAAAGACGAGACATACATAATCTGGATAATACTGAAACAGCAATAAACGAATGCAATCAATTGA encodes:
- a CDS encoding four helix bundle protein; this translates as MNNSKYDLEERLIDFAVMIADIIEALPNTRLGNYIAGQLVRSGCSPALNYGEAQSAESRNDFIHKMKIILKELRESMVSLKIIKRRDIHNLDNTETAINECNQLIAIFVKSIETAKKNNLKQQ